One Tunturibacter gelidoferens genomic region harbors:
- a CDS encoding efflux RND transporter permease subunit codes for MNISAPFIHRPVATTLLTIAIAIAGAIAFQVLPVSPLPQVDFPTISVGASLPGGSAEIMASSVATPLERQFGHIAGVTEMTSTSSLGSTSVTIQFDLSRNIDGAARDVEAAINAARTYLPANLPGNPTYRKVNPADAPIMIIGLTSDKYGPDKLYDEASTVVQQKLSQIQGVGQVNPGGGALPSVRVEVNPTKLASFGMTMANVQSVVSLQNSNLAKGQITNGDVSADIIANDQISHAEDYKPIIIGYNNGSAVRLSDVADVVDSTQNVRAAGYLNGKRAVMLIIFRQPGANIIDTVDRIRTELPSVEASIPKGIDTTIVLDRTTTIRASVSDVERTLLLSIALVIVVVFLFLRNGRATLIPAVAVPVSLIGTFAVMYMFGYSIDNLSLMALTISTGFVVDDAIVVMENITRHLENGMAPFAAALKGAQEIGFTVVSISISLVAVFIPLLLMGGIVGRLFREFAVTLSTAIFVSMLISLTTTPMMCAYLLRNEHGKKHGRVYMASERFFDWVLSIYRRSLHWVLENPVLTLTVLLLTIALNVALVIKIPKGFFPQQDTGSLAGAIRGPQDASFASMNTAIQEVAHIVKDDPAVQNVIGFTGGGGATNTGNMFVTLKPLSVRKIGAPEIINRLRPKLNRVTGASAFLQASQDLRIGGRSSNALYQYTIQADNVTDLSTWGPKLLAAMMHLPGFQDVSSDQQNGGLDQLLTYDRVTAAKLGQTAQSLDQGLYSAFGQSEVSIIYTQLNQYYVVLEVAPEYWQTPEGLKNIYFHPAGTSSTTASGNVPLFTMATAATNTTPLSLNHTGLFPSVTVSFNLAPGMSLSDATLEIAEMQQRLGTPTSVHGFFAGTLLAYQQSLGTEPLLILTALLAVYIVLGVLYESLVHPLTILSTLPSASVGAMLALLLFKVDLNVISIIGIVLLIGIVKKNAIMMIDFALQAEREGGMNTEDAIFEACMLRFRPILMTTMAALFGALPLAFGTGTGSELRRPLGITIVGGLIVSQMLTLYTTPVVYLMLDRLRLRALGRKRDTFNPGGGTPAVAAE; via the coding sequence ATGAACATCTCTGCACCTTTTATTCATCGGCCTGTAGCGACGACGCTGCTTACGATCGCGATCGCGATTGCCGGAGCCATTGCGTTTCAGGTGCTTCCGGTGTCTCCGCTTCCACAGGTGGATTTTCCGACGATCTCGGTGGGTGCGAGTCTGCCGGGTGGCAGCGCAGAAATTATGGCGTCGTCGGTGGCGACTCCGCTGGAGCGGCAGTTTGGGCACATTGCCGGCGTGACGGAGATGACGTCGACGAGCAGCCTGGGGTCGACGTCGGTGACGATTCAGTTTGACCTGAGCCGGAATATCGATGGCGCTGCGCGTGACGTTGAGGCCGCGATCAATGCGGCGAGAACCTATCTTCCGGCGAATCTTCCGGGGAATCCGACCTATCGCAAAGTGAATCCGGCCGACGCGCCGATTATGATCATCGGTTTGACATCGGATAAATATGGACCGGACAAACTCTACGACGAAGCTTCGACAGTGGTGCAGCAAAAGCTTTCGCAGATTCAAGGGGTTGGGCAAGTCAATCCGGGTGGGGGTGCGCTGCCTTCGGTTCGCGTGGAGGTGAATCCGACGAAGCTTGCGAGCTTTGGGATGACGATGGCGAATGTGCAGTCGGTGGTAAGTCTGCAGAATTCGAATTTGGCGAAGGGTCAGATCACGAATGGGGATGTCTCGGCGGACATTATTGCGAACGATCAGATATCGCATGCGGAGGACTATAAGCCGATCATCATTGGTTACAATAACGGGTCGGCGGTGCGGTTGTCGGATGTGGCGGATGTGGTCGATTCGACGCAGAACGTGCGTGCGGCAGGATATCTGAACGGCAAGCGGGCTGTGATGCTGATTATCTTCCGACAGCCCGGAGCCAACATTATTGACACGGTGGATCGTATTCGGACTGAGCTGCCATCGGTGGAGGCTTCGATTCCGAAGGGGATCGATACGACGATTGTGCTGGATCGCACGACGACGATCCGTGCGTCGGTGAGTGATGTTGAACGCACCTTGTTGCTCTCTATCGCGTTGGTGATCGTGGTCGTGTTCCTCTTCCTGCGTAATGGAAGGGCGACGCTGATTCCCGCGGTGGCGGTTCCGGTTTCGTTGATCGGAACCTTTGCCGTGATGTACATGTTCGGCTACAGCATCGACAACCTTTCTCTGATGGCGCTGACGATCTCGACCGGGTTTGTGGTGGACGACGCGATCGTCGTGATGGAGAACATCACGCGGCATCTCGAGAATGGTATGGCTCCGTTCGCCGCCGCACTGAAGGGAGCGCAGGAGATTGGTTTTACGGTTGTGTCGATCAGCATATCGCTGGTTGCGGTTTTTATTCCGCTACTGTTGATGGGTGGGATTGTGGGAAGACTGTTTCGCGAGTTTGCAGTGACACTATCGACTGCGATCTTTGTGTCGATGCTGATCTCACTGACAACGACGCCGATGATGTGCGCTTATCTGCTGCGGAACGAACATGGGAAGAAGCATGGCCGGGTGTATATGGCGTCGGAGAGGTTTTTCGACTGGGTACTCTCGATCTATCGGCGGAGCCTGCATTGGGTTCTGGAAAATCCTGTGCTGACACTGACTGTTTTGCTCCTGACGATCGCTTTGAATGTGGCGCTGGTGATCAAGATTCCGAAGGGATTTTTTCCGCAACAGGATACTGGTTCGCTGGCGGGAGCGATTCGGGGGCCGCAGGATGCTTCGTTCGCTTCGATGAATACTGCGATTCAGGAAGTTGCACATATTGTGAAGGATGACCCGGCGGTTCAGAATGTGATCGGCTTTACCGGTGGAGGCGGGGCCACGAATACAGGGAATATGTTTGTGACGCTGAAGCCGCTGAGCGTTCGCAAGATCGGGGCGCCGGAGATTATCAACCGGCTGCGTCCGAAGTTGAATCGTGTGACGGGGGCCTCAGCGTTTCTGCAGGCGTCACAGGATCTTCGTATCGGCGGACGTTCGAGCAACGCGCTGTATCAATACACGATTCAGGCCGATAACGTTACAGATCTTTCGACGTGGGGTCCGAAGCTGCTTGCGGCGATGATGCATCTGCCTGGTTTTCAGGATGTGAGCTCGGATCAGCAGAATGGCGGACTGGATCAGCTGCTGACCTACGACCGAGTGACCGCGGCAAAGCTGGGGCAGACGGCACAGTCGCTGGATCAGGGGTTGTACAGCGCGTTCGGGCAATCGGAAGTTTCGATTATTTATACGCAGTTGAATCAGTATTACGTTGTGCTGGAGGTTGCGCCGGAGTACTGGCAGACGCCGGAGGGATTGAAGAATATTTATTTTCATCCGGCGGGCACCAGCAGTACGACGGCCAGTGGCAATGTCCCCTTGTTTACGATGGCGACAGCTGCGACCAATACGACTCCATTGTCGCTGAATCACACGGGGCTGTTTCCGTCGGTGACGGTATCGTTCAATTTAGCTCCCGGGATGTCTTTGAGCGATGCGACGCTTGAGATCGCGGAGATGCAACAGCGTCTGGGGACGCCGACCTCGGTGCACGGATTTTTTGCGGGAACTCTGCTGGCATACCAGCAGTCTCTGGGCACCGAGCCTCTGCTGATTTTGACTGCTCTGCTTGCGGTTTATATCGTGCTCGGAGTTTTGTACGAGAGTCTGGTGCATCCGTTGACGATTCTTTCGACGCTGCCTTCGGCGAGTGTTGGAGCGATGCTTGCGCTGTTGCTCTTCAAAGTGGATTTGAATGTCATCTCGATTATTGGAATAGTTTTGCTGATCGGCATCGTGAAGAAGAACGCGATTATGATGATCGATTTTGCTTTACAGGCGGAGCGCGAGGGCGGCATGAACACCGAAGATGCGATCTTTGAGGCGTGCATGCTGCGTTTTCGACCTATTCTGATGACGACGATGGCTGCGTTGTTTGGGGCGTTGCCGCTGGCGTTTGGTACGGGCACTGGGTCGGAGCTTCGCCGGCCGCTGGGCATCACCATTGTCGGTGGCTTGATCGTGAGTCAGATGCTTACGCTTTATACCACCCCTGTCGTCTATCTCATGCTGGATCGCCTGCGGCTGCGCGCGTTGGGTCGTAAGCGCGATACTTTCAACCCCGGGGGCGGCACGCCTGCCGTTGCTGCGGAGTAG
- a CDS encoding efflux transporter outer membrane subunit has protein sequence MTNLRFTLAICPALTALLLTGCMVGPKYHTPPAVAQAPPATYKESPTQFQDTDGWKVAQPQDAMLHGKWWEIYSDPELNALEERLNIDNQNIKQFFANFMEARTLIAQARSQLYPTASVGPSYSRSKSSANLGRSSQANTGATSSIGTLPLSVSWEPDLWGRVRSTIHEQQYNAQLSAADLENEKLTEQASLATFFFEIRGQDALQAILNDTVEADKKALELTQAQYETGVGDRISVVEAQNTLQNVQSQAINLGVGRAQYEHAIGLLVGANASAFSIPVKAMSVVPPPIPIGLPSALLERRPDIAAAERNMAAANAQIGIATAAYYPNLTLSASGGFESSTFKHLFDWPSRFWSIGPTVSETVFDAGLRRATVNQFREVYNADVASYRQTVLTGFQQVEDALSSVRILSQQQIQQQEAVKSAEEFVTLETARYQTGIDPYVNVVTAQTTLLTDRQSVATVRVQEMTASVQLIEALGGGWDRSQLPTPAQVSEKLSKAETTIQR, from the coding sequence ATGACGAACCTTCGATTTACCCTCGCGATTTGCCCGGCACTCACGGCGCTTCTGTTGACCGGCTGCATGGTGGGGCCTAAGTACCACACGCCTCCGGCAGTTGCGCAGGCGCCACCTGCGACATACAAGGAGTCGCCGACGCAGTTTCAGGATACCGATGGCTGGAAGGTGGCGCAGCCGCAGGATGCGATGCTGCATGGGAAGTGGTGGGAGATTTACAGCGATCCCGAGTTGAATGCGCTGGAAGAGCGATTGAACATCGACAATCAGAACATCAAGCAGTTTTTTGCGAACTTCATGGAGGCGCGGACTCTTATCGCGCAGGCGCGTTCGCAACTCTATCCGACTGCTTCTGTGGGACCTTCGTATTCCCGTTCCAAGTCTTCCGCGAATCTGGGGCGTTCTTCCCAAGCCAATACGGGCGCAACGAGCTCCATTGGCACCTTGCCGCTTTCGGTTTCGTGGGAGCCCGATCTTTGGGGTAGGGTCCGCAGTACGATTCACGAACAGCAGTACAACGCGCAGTTGAGCGCGGCCGATCTTGAAAACGAGAAGCTGACCGAACAGGCGAGTCTTGCTACATTCTTTTTTGAGATCAGAGGTCAGGATGCTTTGCAGGCTATTCTGAACGACACGGTGGAGGCGGACAAGAAGGCACTGGAGTTGACGCAGGCGCAATACGAGACTGGCGTTGGCGACCGGATTTCGGTGGTGGAGGCGCAGAACACGCTCCAGAATGTGCAGTCGCAGGCGATCAACCTCGGCGTGGGGCGCGCTCAATATGAACATGCCATTGGGCTGCTGGTAGGAGCGAATGCGTCTGCCTTTTCTATTCCTGTGAAGGCTATGAGTGTAGTTCCGCCGCCCATACCGATCGGGTTGCCGTCGGCGTTGCTGGAGAGGCGGCCGGATATTGCCGCTGCGGAGCGAAACATGGCGGCGGCGAACGCACAGATTGGCATCGCGACTGCGGCGTACTATCCCAATCTGACGCTGAGCGCGTCCGGTGGGTTCGAGAGCTCTACCTTCAAACATCTGTTTGACTGGCCGAGCCGGTTTTGGTCGATCGGGCCGACGGTAAGCGAGACGGTCTTCGATGCGGGGCTGAGGAGGGCTACGGTGAATCAGTTTAGAGAGGTCTATAACGCTGATGTCGCGAGCTATCGGCAAACAGTGCTTACGGGGTTTCAGCAGGTAGAGGATGCGCTTTCTTCGGTGCGAATTCTTTCGCAGCAGCAGATACAGCAGCAGGAAGCGGTGAAGTCGGCGGAGGAGTTTGTGACGCTCGAGACCGCGCGGTACCAGACGGGCATCGATCCGTACGTGAATGTGGTGACGGCGCAGACGACGTTGCTGACGGATCGGCAGTCGGTCGCGACTGTGCGAGTGCAGGAGATGACGGCTTCGGTGCAATTGATTGAGGCGCTGGGTGGAGGATGGGACCGCTCGCAGTTGCCTACGCCGGCACAGGTTTCAGAGAAGCTGTCGAAGGCAGAGACAACGATTCAACGATGA
- a CDS encoding glycoside hydrolase family 2 protein produces MGLGPVALAASSTLPQSVTLSAGWQLQDAAKVTQAGDAIASTNFKPQSWYSATVPGTVLTSLVNAGAYPEPLYGENNRPDKIPDSLARTPYWYRTVFEVPETYAGKHVWLNLEGINFSAQVWVNGTQVGTMKGAFKRGIFDISAEAKPGKKAVLAVLVSPQPHPGDPHEHTIRDGVGRNGGITAIDGPTFLSTIGWDWIPAIRDRDTGIWQKVFLSASGPVVIKDPLVTTDLPLPKTDAADVSVQARVENVTDAPQKGVLKGTFGDVTFEQSVEVAAHSSQTVTVDSKNTPAMHVANPKLWWPNGYGPQNLYKLHLSFEVDGKTSDDKDVSFGVRKFTYAVPDSENLTISVNGVRVFIRGGNWGLDEAMKRNPRERLEAQIRMHQIANMNMIRNWVGQSTSEDFYELCDKYGILVWDEFFQPNPSDGPDPDDFDTYMANVRDKILRFRNHAAIVLWCARNEGYPPKKIDDALRVLMTELEPTRLYQANSADGRGVNSHGPYHWRTPREFYVYDEAFKTEIGSVSVPTLESIHGMMPEKDWETINDDWAEHDFAKGAADGDKYPAMIADRYGKVANLADFVRKSQLANYEAFRAMYEGRNAKLFHPTTGVITWMSNPAQPSFVWQIYHHDLEPNSALFAVKKAAEPVHIQLNESNGEVQVINNLNTTLEGAHAHLAIYNLDGAVKYEHDFDVTASPSLATTLGSVAWPADLSTVHFVKLELRDAAGKLVSDNFYWRALPEHQDDLKALDSLSTIALDAKVSRSDADGRSLITVTLHNPDKEVALMTHLQLRRKRSGERVLPVYYSDNYVSLLPNESKTITIEAATADLKGEGALVVADGWNGRVVAGSAAGVGIETNGEALVEHWPVTGLPMISATQ; encoded by the coding sequence ATGGGATTGGGTCCTGTGGCTTTGGCAGCTAGTTCGACTCTTCCTCAATCTGTAACGCTCTCAGCTGGCTGGCAGCTGCAGGATGCGGCGAAGGTGACGCAGGCCGGGGATGCGATCGCTTCGACAAACTTTAAACCGCAGAGTTGGTACTCCGCGACGGTACCGGGGACGGTGTTGACGAGCCTGGTGAATGCAGGTGCTTACCCAGAGCCTTTGTATGGGGAGAATAATCGGCCCGACAAGATTCCCGATAGCCTTGCGCGTACGCCGTACTGGTATCGTACGGTCTTCGAGGTGCCGGAGACGTACGCCGGGAAGCATGTGTGGTTGAACCTGGAGGGGATTAATTTCTCCGCCCAGGTGTGGGTCAACGGGACGCAGGTGGGCACGATGAAGGGCGCGTTCAAGCGGGGGATCTTCGATATCTCAGCAGAGGCAAAGCCGGGGAAGAAGGCGGTCCTGGCTGTGCTGGTGTCGCCGCAGCCTCATCCCGGAGATCCGCATGAACACACGATTCGCGATGGCGTCGGCAGGAACGGTGGAATTACCGCGATTGATGGGCCGACTTTTCTGTCGACGATTGGCTGGGACTGGATTCCTGCGATTCGGGATCGTGACACTGGAATCTGGCAGAAGGTTTTTCTCTCGGCGAGTGGGCCTGTGGTGATTAAAGATCCACTGGTCACGACCGATCTTCCTTTGCCCAAGACTGATGCGGCAGATGTCTCGGTGCAGGCGCGGGTGGAGAATGTGACGGATGCACCGCAGAAGGGCGTGTTGAAAGGAACCTTTGGAGATGTCACGTTCGAACAGAGCGTCGAGGTGGCGGCGCATAGTTCGCAGACGGTTACGGTCGATTCGAAGAACACGCCGGCGATGCATGTGGCGAATCCGAAGCTTTGGTGGCCGAATGGCTATGGGCCGCAGAATCTTTACAAGCTGCATTTGAGTTTTGAGGTGGATGGAAAGACGTCGGACGACAAAGATGTGAGCTTTGGTGTTCGCAAGTTTACGTATGCAGTGCCTGACTCGGAGAACCTGACGATCTCGGTGAATGGGGTTCGAGTGTTTATTCGCGGAGGGAACTGGGGATTGGATGAAGCGATGAAGCGCAATCCGCGGGAGCGGCTGGAGGCGCAGATTCGGATGCATCAGATCGCGAACATGAACATGATTCGCAACTGGGTGGGACAGAGTACGAGCGAAGACTTTTATGAGCTGTGCGACAAGTACGGAATCCTGGTGTGGGATGAGTTTTTCCAGCCGAATCCCTCTGATGGGCCTGATCCGGATGACTTCGATACGTACATGGCGAATGTGCGCGACAAGATTCTGCGGTTTCGGAATCATGCTGCGATTGTTTTGTGGTGTGCTCGCAATGAGGGGTATCCGCCGAAGAAGATCGACGATGCGCTGCGCGTTTTGATGACTGAGTTGGAACCGACCCGGCTGTATCAGGCGAACTCGGCAGATGGGCGCGGCGTCAATTCGCATGGGCCATATCACTGGAGGACGCCACGTGAGTTTTATGTCTATGACGAGGCGTTCAAGACGGAGATTGGAAGTGTCTCGGTGCCGACGCTGGAGTCGATTCACGGCATGATGCCGGAGAAGGATTGGGAGACGATCAACGACGACTGGGCGGAGCATGACTTTGCCAAGGGCGCGGCTGATGGCGACAAATATCCCGCGATGATTGCGGATCGGTATGGCAAGGTGGCGAACCTTGCGGACTTTGTGCGGAAGTCGCAGCTGGCGAATTACGAGGCGTTCCGCGCGATGTATGAGGGACGCAATGCGAAGCTGTTTCATCCGACGACGGGTGTGATTACGTGGATGAGTAATCCTGCGCAGCCAAGTTTCGTGTGGCAGATCTATCATCACGACCTCGAACCGAACTCGGCTTTGTTCGCGGTGAAGAAGGCAGCCGAGCCGGTTCATATTCAGCTGAATGAATCGAACGGAGAGGTCCAGGTCATCAATAACCTGAATACTACCTTGGAGGGAGCGCATGCTCATCTGGCGATCTACAACCTTGATGGAGCGGTCAAGTATGAACACGATTTCGATGTGACTGCTTCCCCGAGCCTGGCGACTACGCTTGGATCTGTGGCGTGGCCCGCGGATCTTTCGACGGTTCACTTTGTGAAGCTTGAGCTACGTGATGCGGCGGGAAAGCTGGTTTCGGATAACTTCTATTGGCGTGCGCTGCCTGAACATCAGGACGATCTGAAGGCGCTTGATAGTCTTTCTACGATCGCGCTGGATGCGAAGGTGAGCCGTAGCGATGCTGACGGAAGGAGCTTGATCACGGTGACGCTGCATAATCCGGATAAGGAAGTTGCGCTGATGACACATCTTCAGTTGCGGCGGAAGCGTTCCGGCGAGCGAGTGCTGCCGGTGTACTACAGCGATAACTATGTGTCTTTGCTGCCGAATGAGAGCAAGACGATCACAATTGAGGCGGCGACGGCGGATCTGAAGGGCGAGGGCGCGCTGGTGGTTGCGGATGGATGGAATGGCAGGGTCGTTGCCGGGAGTGCGGCGGGAGTGGGGATCGAGACCAATGGCGAAGCTCTGGTGGAGCATTGGCCCGTGACCGGGCTGCCGATGATCTCGGCGACACAATGA
- a CDS encoding CDP-alcohol phosphatidyltransferase family protein yields MPFLSQFRAAPNLLTLMRLFIIPFLLIEILDGHYGVAFGLFMLAGISDALDGLLARWLSQKTTLGQYLDPIADKLLLSSLFVVLTHVGLIPLYVTVLVFSRDVGILLIATLLFVTGTLRDFRPSVFGKLNTFVQIVALIAVICQKLFVSQQLATLRDILVRAIAVLAPLSAAQYAWIVLRRMSSPPEQTVV; encoded by the coding sequence GTGCCCTTCCTGAGCCAATTTCGCGCCGCACCGAACCTGCTTACGCTGATGCGGCTCTTTATTATCCCCTTCCTTTTGATTGAGATTCTGGATGGGCACTACGGCGTCGCGTTTGGGTTGTTCATGCTTGCGGGGATCAGCGATGCGTTGGATGGTTTACTGGCGCGGTGGCTTAGTCAGAAGACTACGCTGGGACAGTATCTCGACCCGATTGCTGATAAGCTCCTGTTGAGTTCGCTCTTTGTGGTGCTGACGCATGTTGGGCTGATTCCGCTGTACGTAACGGTTCTGGTCTTCAGTCGCGATGTGGGAATTCTGTTGATAGCAACGCTGCTGTTTGTGACGGGAACGCTGCGGGACTTCAGGCCCAGCGTATTTGGAAAGCTGAACACGTTTGTGCAGATCGTTGCTTTGATTGCGGTGATATGTCAGAAGCTGTTTGTGTCGCAACAACTTGCGACGCTGCGGGATATTCTGGTGCGCGCGATCGCTGTGCTGGCACCGCTCTCTGCAGCGCAATATGCATGGATTGTGCTTCGCAGAATGAGTTCTCCGCCGGAGCAGACCGTCGTTTAG
- a CDS encoding RrF2 family transcriptional regulator: MLRLTKKADYGLMALKYLAEQTDGSAHSAKDIAEAYHIPPQLLAKILQTLAKAGLLVSHAGTNGGYALSRSAMEITAFEVIRAIDGPLFITSCITIHGTCDLAGHCTIKEPLRKVNDSIKDLLNGLRISDLIEAGDAEQVGSGAPVGGGLVSIAV; this comes from the coding sequence ATGCTGCGTCTGACCAAAAAAGCCGATTATGGTCTGATGGCTCTGAAGTATCTGGCGGAGCAGACAGACGGCAGTGCGCACAGCGCAAAGGATATCGCTGAGGCTTATCACATTCCTCCTCAGCTGTTGGCGAAGATTCTACAGACTTTAGCGAAGGCTGGACTTCTCGTTTCGCACGCAGGAACTAACGGCGGCTATGCACTGTCGCGAAGCGCAATGGAGATCACGGCGTTTGAGGTGATCCGGGCGATCGATGGGCCGCTTTTCATTACAAGTTGCATTACGATTCACGGGACCTGCGACCTGGCAGGGCATTGCACCATCAAAGAACCATTGCGCAAGGTGAACGACAGCATCAAGGATCTGCTGAATGGACTACGTATCTCTGACCTGATCGAAGCCGGGGATGCGGAACAAGTTGGATCGGGCGCCCCGGTGGGCGGGGGTCTGGTAAGCATTGCGGTTTAG
- a CDS encoding IscS subfamily cysteine desulfurase has product MSNNGVVISESSASLPAGVTLPIYMDNHATTPMDPRVLDAMLPYFGKVFGNAASRNHVFGWEAEQAVEKAREQIAKLIGATAKEIIFTSGATESNNLALKGIAEMYRERGNHIVTQVTEHKAVLDTCKKLEKQGYRVTYLPVQADGLIDLEDLKRAIDDKTILVSIMYANNEIGVIQPIAEIGKLCHEKGVIFHTDAVQAVGKIPVDVQKDNIDVLSLSGHKIYGPKGVGALYVRRRNPRVQISEQINGGGHERGMRSGTLNVPGIVGLGAACEIAGQEMEAEAKREKELRDYMKAKFEKALDYVHVNGNMDHHLPGNLNMSFVYVEGESLLMGINDIAVSSGSACTSATLEPSYVLKALGLGDDVAHSSIRFGFGRFNTKAEVDYVSDKVINVVSKLRELSPLYEMVKEGIDLTKIEWAAH; this is encoded by the coding sequence ATGAGCAACAACGGCGTAGTGATCAGTGAGTCCTCAGCATCATTGCCGGCCGGCGTTACGCTGCCGATCTACATGGACAACCACGCGACGACACCGATGGACCCGCGGGTTTTGGATGCGATGCTGCCATACTTTGGCAAGGTGTTTGGTAACGCAGCGAGCCGCAACCATGTGTTTGGCTGGGAGGCGGAGCAGGCCGTTGAAAAGGCTCGTGAGCAAATCGCCAAGTTGATTGGCGCGACCGCGAAGGAGATTATCTTCACCAGTGGTGCGACTGAGTCGAACAACCTTGCCCTTAAGGGAATCGCCGAGATGTATCGCGAGCGCGGCAACCACATTGTGACGCAGGTGACCGAGCACAAGGCTGTTCTAGATACGTGCAAGAAGCTCGAGAAGCAGGGCTATCGCGTGACCTACCTGCCGGTGCAGGCGGATGGTCTGATCGATTTGGAGGATCTGAAGCGTGCGATCGACGACAAGACGATCCTGGTTTCGATCATGTACGCGAACAACGAGATTGGCGTGATTCAGCCCATCGCTGAGATCGGCAAGCTGTGCCATGAGAAGGGCGTGATCTTCCACACCGACGCGGTACAGGCTGTGGGCAAGATTCCGGTGGATGTGCAGAAGGACAATATCGATGTGCTCTCGCTTTCGGGACATAAGATCTATGGGCCGAAGGGTGTTGGCGCGCTGTACGTTCGTCGTCGCAATCCTCGAGTGCAAATCTCGGAACAGATCAATGGTGGCGGCCATGAACGGGGAATGCGGTCAGGTACGCTCAATGTGCCGGGTATCGTCGGGCTGGGCGCGGCTTGTGAGATTGCCGGCCAGGAGATGGAGGCCGAGGCGAAGCGCGAGAAGGAACTGCGCGACTACATGAAGGCCAAATTCGAGAAGGCACTGGACTATGTACACGTGAACGGCAACATGGACCATCATCTGCCGGGGAACCTGAATATGAGCTTTGTCTACGTCGAGGGCGAGAGTCTTTTAATGGGAATCAACGATATTGCAGTTTCTTCGGGCTCGGCCTGCACCTCGGCGACACTTGAGCCATCTTATGTATTGAAGGCTTTGGGTTTGGGCGACGATGTGGCGCACAGTTCGATCCGGTTTGGTTTTGGCCGGTTCAATACGAAGGCTGAAGTCGACTACGTTTCGGACAAGGTGATCAATGTGGTTTCGAAGCTGCGAGAGCTTTCGCCGCTCTATGAGATGGTGAAGGAAGGCATTGACCTAACGAAGATCGAATGGGCTGCGCACTAG
- the iscU gene encoding Fe-S cluster assembly scaffold IscU, whose translation MAYSDKVVDHYNHPRNVGTLDKTAAEVGTGLVGAPECGDVMRLQIRVNPETNVIEDAKFKTFGCGSAIASSSLATEWVKGKTIDEALAISNTDIVKELALPPVKIHCSVLAEDAIRAAIGDWKKKNKVAETAAVAVAH comes from the coding sequence ATGGCATATAGCGATAAGGTAGTAGACCACTACAATCATCCACGAAACGTTGGCACGCTGGACAAGACCGCTGCCGAGGTTGGCACCGGGCTGGTAGGCGCGCCGGAGTGCGGGGACGTGATGCGTCTGCAGATTCGCGTGAATCCCGAGACGAACGTGATCGAAGATGCCAAGTTCAAGACCTTCGGCTGCGGTTCGGCGATTGCTTCTTCCTCGCTCGCGACGGAGTGGGTGAAGGGCAAGACGATCGACGAGGCGCTGGCGATCTCGAACACGGACATTGTGAAGGAGCTTGCGCTTCCTCCGGTGAAGATTCACTGCTCGGTGCTGGCGGAAGACGCGATCCGCGCGGCGATCGGCGACTGGAAGAAGAAGAACAAGGTTGCCGAGACGGCAGCGGTTGCTGTTGCTCACTAA
- a CDS encoding HesB/IscA family protein codes for MAMVTLQTAAEMEAAQQAAASGQPKNALAGMNVLTAQGQEPGQKGIQITEKALKRIRVAMAKEGVSPEQGGLRVGIQGGGCSGLSYNIRFDTQPRERDRVYAFGEGLATAGDPTDGAAIRIFVDPKSFIYLHGMVLDFEETLMRQGFNFINPNSTKSCGCGSSFTA; via the coding sequence ATGGCGATGGTGACACTACAGACCGCGGCGGAGATGGAGGCGGCCCAGCAGGCTGCTGCATCCGGTCAGCCGAAGAATGCGCTGGCGGGGATGAATGTGCTGACTGCGCAGGGGCAGGAGCCGGGCCAGAAGGGCATTCAGATTACTGAAAAGGCGCTGAAGCGAATCCGTGTTGCGATGGCCAAGGAAGGTGTGTCGCCGGAGCAGGGCGGGCTGCGGGTCGGGATTCAGGGTGGCGGCTGCTCGGGTCTGAGCTACAACATTCGCTTCGATACGCAGCCTCGGGAGCGGGATCGTGTGTATGCGTTTGGTGAGGGGCTGGCAACTGCCGGCGATCCTACGGACGGTGCGGCGATACGGATCTTTGTCGATCCGAAGAGCTTTATTTATCTGCACGGGATGGTGCTGGACTTTGAAGAGACACTGATGCGTCAGGGGTTCAACTTCATCAATCCGAATTCGACCAAGAGCTGTGGGTGCGGGTCGAGCTTTACGGCGTAG